From a single Hymenobacter sp. YIM 151500-1 genomic region:
- a CDS encoding rhomboid family intramembrane serine protease, with the protein MNELGIVGLVVLLATVFVSYKGFQEPAYFERYAFAVDAIRHRREYERLLTSGFLHTGWLHLAFNLLTLWCFGGVLEALVGVQHFLLLYFGSLLGGNLLSLWLHRHEPAYRAVGASGAISGLVLASIAQFPGLEVGMLGFYLPGWLYGLLYVVVSAYGIKARHGNIGHDAHLGGGLVGLLTMVALHPQLLRLNPLPIAAMLLPAVAFGYWLVMKPHAFRQDRFSPPADSYTSTDDRYYAHHRQQEADLDGLLDKISHSGLDSLTPHEKQELKRLSR; encoded by the coding sequence ATGAATGAGTTAGGCATTGTTGGCCTTGTTGTGTTGCTGGCCACGGTGTTTGTTTCGTATAAAGGCTTTCAGGAACCGGCTTATTTCGAGCGGTATGCCTTTGCCGTGGATGCCATTCGGCACCGGCGCGAGTACGAGCGGCTGCTGACGTCGGGCTTCCTGCACACGGGCTGGCTGCACCTGGCGTTCAACCTCCTGACCTTGTGGTGCTTTGGTGGCGTCCTCGAGGCCCTGGTGGGCGTGCAGCACTTCCTGCTGCTGTACTTCGGTAGCCTGCTCGGCGGCAACCTGCTTTCCTTGTGGCTGCACCGCCATGAGCCGGCCTACCGGGCCGTGGGCGCTTCGGGAGCCATTAGCGGCCTGGTGCTGGCTTCGATAGCGCAGTTTCCGGGCCTGGAGGTAGGAATGCTGGGCTTCTACCTGCCGGGCTGGCTGTACGGGCTGCTCTACGTGGTGGTATCGGCTTACGGCATCAAGGCCCGCCACGGCAATATCGGCCACGATGCCCACCTGGGCGGCGGGCTGGTGGGCCTGCTGACGATGGTGGCTCTGCACCCGCAGCTGCTCCGCCTCAACCCCCTGCCCATTGCGGCCATGCTGCTACCCGCCGTGGCCTTCGGCTACTGGCTGGTGATGAAGCCGCACGCCTTCAGGCAGGACCGTTTCTCGCCTCCTGCCGACTCCTACACATCTACCGACGACCGGTACTACGCTCACCACCGACAGCAGGAAGCCGACTTGGACGGACTGCTGGACAAAATCAGCCACAGCGGCCTGGACAGCCTGACCCCGCACGAAAAGCAGGAGCTGAAGAGGCTTTCCCGCTAA
- a CDS encoding OmpA family protein gives MIRYIGYVLVLLLALPARGQSLTGIWQGVETDEEEPGATWPAELRLQQGKGGGLFGVLYQEATGRPGVSVTFEVRAARAAAGLRLEHVRKLSETGRTLFSYWCEGYISLTYDPQQEKLTGRATYRPIGDCDAGSFTLYRIKLKSAATVPAGAETTLRVSGRDVTWYADADRKQPLATGNTYRTRLSKPTTFYLTQGYYATGQSAVVPITVNVARSSAPVAARPAPIELLRPVQVPVEVDTTSLAPAPPPAPALITTTPVALPTVLFRLGTAELLPESRPALERLAAELQARPALRILVAGHTDRIGEPQKNQVLSEQRAEAVKADLVQAGVAADRISTIGYGDARPLHPSPDARNRRVEVQEVP, from the coding sequence ATGATACGCTATATCGGGTACGTCCTGGTGTTACTGCTGGCACTGCCTGCCCGCGGCCAGTCTCTGACCGGTATCTGGCAGGGAGTCGAAACAGATGAGGAAGAGCCGGGCGCCACTTGGCCCGCCGAGCTGCGCTTGCAGCAGGGCAAGGGCGGCGGGCTGTTTGGGGTGCTCTACCAGGAAGCCACTGGGCGGCCGGGGGTGTCGGTGACGTTTGAGGTGCGGGCGGCCCGCGCCGCGGCGGGCCTGCGCCTGGAGCACGTGCGCAAGCTCAGCGAAACCGGCCGCACTCTCTTCAGCTACTGGTGCGAGGGCTACATCAGCCTCACCTACGACCCGCAGCAGGAAAAGCTGACCGGCCGCGCCACCTACCGGCCCATTGGCGACTGTGACGCGGGCAGCTTCACGCTGTACCGCATCAAGCTGAAATCGGCGGCCACGGTGCCAGCTGGCGCTGAAACCACCCTTCGCGTATCGGGCCGCGACGTGACCTGGTACGCCGATGCCGACCGGAAGCAGCCCCTAGCTACCGGCAACACCTACCGCACCCGGCTCAGCAAACCCACCACCTTCTACCTCACCCAGGGCTACTACGCCACGGGCCAGAGCGCCGTGGTACCCATTACTGTCAACGTGGCCAGGTCCTCTGCCCCAGTAGCGGCCCGCCCGGCTCCCATTGAGCTGCTGCGCCCCGTTCAGGTGCCGGTTGAGGTTGATACGACCAGCCTGGCTCCGGCTCCGCCGCCCGCGCCCGCCCTCATTACCACCACCCCCGTAGCCTTGCCGACGGTGCTCTTCCGGCTAGGTACCGCTGAGTTGCTGCCGGAGTCGCGGCCGGCGCTGGAGCGGCTGGCCGCCGAGCTGCAAGCCCGGCCCGCGCTGAGAATCCTCGTAGCCGGCCACACCGACCGGATTGGGGAGCCGCAGAAAAACCAGGTGCTGAGCGAGCAGCGGGCCGAAGCCGTAAAGGCCGACCTGGTGCAAGCCGGTGTGGCCGCCGACCGTATCAGCACCATCGGCTACGGCGACGCCCGCCCCCTGCACCCCTCCCCCGATGCCCGCAACCGCCGCGTGGAGGTGCAGGAAGTACCGTAG
- a CDS encoding DUF3370 domain-containing protein, which translates to MRILVCNSAFLFGAGGRRLLLGVGAALLTGSRQPIGLLAGFAPAATQLPADSGSAPLVWSPGTLPPTDLLVPPARLHPLRIVKSGVPIYKSNNPEVFSGTGWLMQNARRDASRGGRRQYLTGRNVLYLFHINKSGTPKYLHVLAANPSTRPTSVTYRGSCYTNATFPLTGAATGPSYHVAHDWLTGTFPVAGTTGDFGRGMVQELFRTALANSNMVDGRLEVTSTKPTVYYVVVTAGGTLAEATAAAQGAGAAGEYYPEDANRFGREAGIYASSEVSADNTLDLPAGPAYLGFCLNTTSKFAPVENQTADSLMTLKAAASRTYGNYGHHYRLTFRLRNATSTSRKVRVYFASNATNPARSNATWNGPVRADTTIVAVYTTLNKPRIVLSEWTIAPGQSRHTIEFYVPGLITTNQQLIFQVM; encoded by the coding sequence ATGCGTATCCTCGTGTGCAACAGCGCCTTCCTCTTTGGTGCGGGCGGCCGGCGCCTGCTACTTGGTGTGGGGGCCGCATTGCTGACGGGTAGCCGCCAACCCATCGGCTTGCTGGCCGGCTTCGCTCCGGCCGCTACCCAACTACCAGCCGATTCGGGTAGCGCGCCGCTGGTCTGGAGCCCTGGCACCCTGCCCCCCACCGACCTGCTGGTACCGCCGGCCCGGCTGCACCCGCTGCGGATAGTGAAAAGCGGCGTGCCCATCTACAAAAGCAACAACCCGGAAGTATTCAGCGGCACGGGGTGGCTGATGCAGAACGCCCGCCGCGACGCCAGCCGCGGCGGGCGACGGCAGTACTTGACGGGCCGGAATGTGCTTTACTTGTTTCACATCAACAAAAGCGGCACACCCAAGTACCTGCACGTGCTGGCCGCCAATCCCTCCACCCGCCCGACCAGCGTAACGTACCGCGGCTCCTGCTACACCAACGCCACGTTTCCGCTGACCGGCGCGGCCACGGGCCCAAGCTACCACGTGGCCCACGACTGGCTAACGGGCACCTTTCCGGTGGCGGGCACCACCGGCGACTTTGGCCGAGGCATGGTGCAGGAGCTGTTTCGCACGGCCCTGGCCAACAGCAACATGGTGGACGGCCGCCTGGAAGTAACGTCCACCAAGCCCACCGTGTACTACGTGGTGGTAACGGCCGGCGGCACGCTGGCCGAGGCCACAGCCGCTGCGCAGGGCGCGGGGGCAGCCGGCGAGTACTACCCGGAAGATGCCAACCGCTTCGGCCGCGAAGCCGGCATCTACGCCTCTTCCGAAGTCAGCGCCGACAACACCCTGGACCTGCCGGCCGGCCCGGCTTACCTGGGCTTCTGCCTGAACACGACCAGTAAGTTTGCGCCCGTGGAAAACCAAACCGCCGACTCGCTGATGACCCTGAAGGCGGCAGCCTCCCGAACGTACGGCAACTACGGCCACCACTACCGGCTGACGTTTCGGCTGCGCAACGCCACCAGCACCTCCCGGAAAGTGCGGGTGTACTTCGCTTCCAACGCCACCAACCCGGCCCGCTCCAACGCCACCTGGAACGGCCCCGTGCGCGCCGACACCACCATTGTCGCCGTGTATACCACCTTAAACAAGCCGCGCATCGTGCTCAGCGAGTGGACCATTGCTCCCGGCCAGAGCCGCCACACCATCGAGTTTTACGTGCCCGGCCTGATAACTACCAATCAGCAGCTCATCTTCCAGGTGATGTAG
- a CDS encoding Fic family protein, with product MNEHVHTVRVTLDWTLLGIISKLDRFDASWSAIERREGQTLKQLKAIATVRSVGASTRIEGSRMSDEEVNVLLQNTDISKLEDRDSQEVVGYFQALDLISESYTDIDISENSLKGLHNHLLRFSRKDEWHRGNYKQHSNAVEASLPDGTRQIIFQTTAPGFATEDAMRELVAWYHRDNTTHPLVKCALFAYDFVSIHPFQDGNGRLSRLLATLLLLRHGYVWIQYVSLEHEIESRKTEYYRVLQQCQSQRPGENISTWLTFFFDALLNVQQQLLQKLTVQESATHLSPREKAVVSFIGNYPGSKSGQIAEKLGIPGPSVKRTLAELLAQGRIEKQGQGPATAYYLV from the coding sequence ATGAATGAACACGTGCATACCGTTCGAGTAACGCTGGATTGGACTTTGCTGGGCATCATCAGCAAGCTGGACCGATTTGATGCCAGTTGGTCGGCTATTGAGCGGCGGGAAGGTCAGACGCTCAAGCAGCTCAAAGCCATTGCTACGGTGCGCAGCGTAGGCGCCTCTACCCGCATTGAAGGCTCACGTATGAGCGACGAGGAAGTGAACGTGCTGCTGCAAAACACCGACATCAGCAAGCTCGAAGACCGGGACTCACAGGAAGTAGTCGGCTACTTCCAGGCGCTGGATTTGATTTCGGAGTCGTACACGGACATCGACATCAGCGAAAACAGCCTCAAAGGGCTACATAACCACTTGCTGCGCTTCAGCCGCAAAGACGAGTGGCACCGTGGCAACTACAAGCAGCACAGCAACGCCGTGGAAGCCTCGTTGCCGGACGGTACCCGGCAGATTATCTTTCAGACCACCGCGCCGGGCTTCGCCACCGAAGACGCCATGCGCGAACTGGTAGCTTGGTACCACCGCGACAATACTACACACCCCCTGGTGAAGTGCGCCCTGTTTGCCTACGATTTCGTGAGCATCCACCCGTTCCAGGACGGCAACGGCCGCCTGAGCCGCTTGCTGGCCACCCTACTCCTGCTGCGTCACGGCTACGTCTGGATTCAATACGTGAGCCTGGAGCACGAAATCGAAAGCCGCAAGACCGAGTACTACCGGGTGCTACAGCAGTGCCAGTCGCAACGGCCGGGTGAAAATATATCTACCTGGTTGACCTTCTTTTTTGATGCCCTGCTGAACGTGCAGCAACAGTTGCTACAGAAGCTTACCGTGCAGGAGTCAGCCACGCACCTGTCGCCCCGCGAAAAAGCGGTAGTTAGCTTTATCGGCAATTATCCCGGCAGCAAATCCGGCCAGATTGCCGAAAAACTTGGCATTCCTGGGCCGTCGGTCAAACGTACGCTAGCCGAACTCCTGGCCCAAGGGCGCATTGAGAAGCAGGGTCAAGGTCCGGCTACGGCTTATTATTTGGTGTGA
- a CDS encoding HipA family kinase, which translates to MPASNDDLSLRTVDVTRYVTPLREGGSLPALVEADDGFLYVLKFRGAGQGLKALIAELLVGELARVLGLRVPELVLCQLDEAFGRTEPDEEIQDLLRFSTGLNLGLHYLSQASTYDPLVTTIEPHLASQVVWLDAFTLNVDRTARNTNLLMWHRELWLIDHGAALYVHHTGPGWADNPRRAFPQIKDHVLLAQATELAAVDADCQARLTPEVLRALVALVPDDWLREPDLSPAEQREQYVQFLAARLAASETFVQEADHARQARV; encoded by the coding sequence ATGCCCGCCTCCAACGACGACCTCTCTTTGCGCACCGTGGACGTGACGCGCTACGTGACACCCCTGCGCGAAGGCGGTTCGCTGCCGGCGCTGGTGGAGGCCGATGATGGCTTTTTGTACGTGCTTAAGTTTCGCGGGGCCGGGCAGGGACTCAAGGCCCTGATTGCCGAGCTGCTGGTGGGCGAGCTGGCGCGGGTGCTGGGCCTGCGGGTGCCGGAACTGGTGTTGTGCCAGCTCGACGAAGCCTTCGGCCGCACCGAGCCCGATGAGGAAATTCAGGACCTGCTGCGCTTCAGCACCGGCCTCAACCTGGGCCTGCACTACCTGTCGCAGGCTAGCACCTACGACCCGCTGGTCACCACCATCGAGCCCCACCTGGCGTCCCAGGTGGTGTGGCTTGATGCCTTCACGCTGAACGTGGACCGCACGGCCCGCAACACCAACCTGCTTATGTGGCACCGGGAACTGTGGCTGATCGACCACGGCGCGGCCCTGTACGTGCACCACACCGGTCCCGGCTGGGCCGACAACCCGCGCCGGGCGTTTCCGCAGATCAAGGACCACGTGCTGCTGGCCCAGGCCACGGAGCTGGCCGCCGTCGATGCCGACTGCCAGGCCCGCCTCACGCCCGAGGTGCTGCGCGCCCTGGTGGCCCTGGTGCCCGACGACTGGCTGCGGGAGCCCGACCTTTCGCCGGCCGAGCAGCGGGAGCAGTACGTGCAGTTTCTGGCCGCCCGCCTGGCCGCATCCGAAACCTTTGTTCAGGAAGCCGACCATGCCCGACAAGCACGTGTTTGA